The Mangrovibacterium diazotrophicum DNA window CTTGACAAAGCCAACCAACACTACATTGCCGGCGAATACGATCAGGCTATCGAGGCTTACAACGAAATTTTGAATGGTAGTAAAGAATCAGCCGAAGTGTATTACAACCTGGGGAATGCGTATTACAAGACCGGGAAGTACACGCAATCTATTCTGAATTACGAGCGTGCAAAACTATTGGCTCCCAACGACGAAGATATTCAGTTCAACCTGGAACTGGCCAATCAACACGTGGTTGATGCCATCGACCCGCTACCACAAGTTTTCTTTGTTCGCTGGTGGAACAACATCACCAACAAGTTCTCCATCGACCAGTGGGCGCGCATTAGCGTGGTTTCGTTCATCGTGTTCCTGATTTTGGCGGGACTATTTTTCTTCACCCAAAACGGCGTGATCAAAAGAGTTTCATTTTGGACCGGTATTTTAGTGATAGTTATTTCCATTTTTAGTTTTAA harbors:
- a CDS encoding tetratricopeptide repeat protein, encoding MKKFIQTIFLLALSLSVFAQDAQLDKANQHYIAGEYDQAIEAYNEILNGSKESAEVYYNLGNAYYKTGKYTQSILNYERAKLLAPNDEDIQFNLELANQHVVDAIDPLPQVFFVRWWNNITNKFSIDQWARISVVSFIVFLILAGLFFFTQNGVIKRVSFWTGILVIVISIFSFNFAARHKKRITEHNFAIITQPSVTVKSSPSDSGTDLFLIHEGLKVEIKDNLSGWMEIRLSDGNQGWLPANSVERI